A part of Acropora palmata chromosome 8, jaAcrPala1.3, whole genome shotgun sequence genomic DNA contains:
- the LOC141890722 gene encoding MAM and fibronectin type III domain-containing protein 1-like: MMKLGLIAYVAICAQLIGGYEQSCGFENGLCPGWYQSSFDDFNWSRRSGSTWSSLTGPSSGNGGYGFYMYIETSLPRSYGDKAKLLFSPPSSVIGTISCLKFYYHMYGATINRLNVLNGYSIVFTKSGQQGNRWRYAEVTVFVQNTISFEGITGSSFTGDIAIDDVSLTHGICTGCQHTLNDSFGHLDITYNQKTSPDCIWTLLNSGMSKPVAIVTIENVQFGYCSDYIKVWDGSGSLVFTRVGCQSNYTARMCLEIAFQNSQNVTIQVSLNNYQSHARVSHGIIKDGLGAGKEYRQLLQCQKETSYFSFKRLFIITSLLAGWNVTIENKTSDSLQLRWRDINHRLNGGIRFFVVTAKSSYGSVPVRKLFSPNITSAKIRELDPYTEYNVSVVAIDGNGSPFQSTFLQARTDEGGE, from the exons TTGCAATCTGCGCTCAGCTTATCGGCGGTTACGAGCAGa GTTGTGGCTTTGAGAATGGATTATGTCCTGGTTGGTACCAGTCTTCCTTTGACGATTTCAACTGGTCGCGTCGTTCAGGAAGTACATGGTCCTCACTGACGGGTCCTTCCTCTGGAAACGGCGGTTATG GATTTTATATGTACATCGAAACGTCTTTGCCTCGCTCATATGGAGATAAGGCTAAGCTATTATTCTCACCACCAAGCTCCGTCATTGGAACGATatcttgtttgaaattttattaTCACATGTATGGAGCTACCATAAACCGGCTGAATGTGTTGAATGGGTATAGTATCGTGTTTACAAAATCTGGACAGCAAGGAAACAGATGGCGGTATGCAGAAGTTACCGTATTTGTGCAGAACACT ATTAGCTTTGAGGGGATAACTGGTTCCTCGTTCACTGGTGATATTGCAATCGACGACGTGTCTTTGACACATGGAATATGTACAG GCTGCCAACACACTTTAAACGATTCCTTTGGTCATCTAGACATCACGTATAACCAAAAGACTTCTCCTGATTGTATATGGACACTTTTAAATTCCGGAATGTCTAAACCAGTGGCAATCGTGACGATCGAAAACGTGCAGTTTGGGTATTGCAG TGACTACATTAAAGTTTGGGATGGCAGTGGCAGCCTGGTTTTCACTCGAGTAGGATGTCAAAGCAATTACACTGCCAGGATGTGTCTTGAAATAGCATTCCAAAATTCACAAAACGTCACAATTCAAGTATCACTCAACAACTATCAGAGTCACGCGAGAGTGAGTCATGGGATTATCAAGGATGGCCTTGGTGCAGGCAAGGAATATAGACAGTTACTACAATGCCAAAAAGAAACCTCTTACTTTTCATTTAAAAGATTATTCATCATAA CATCTCTTCTTGCTGGTTGGAATGTtacaattgaaaacaaaacttcagaTAGTCTGCAGCTGCGGTGGAGGGATATCAACCATCGCCTAAACGGTGGCATACGCTTTTTCGTTGTGACTGCAAAGAGCAGCTACGGCAGCGTCCCTGTCaggaaacttttttctccAAATATCACATCCGCTAAGATCAGAGAACTTGATCCTTATACTGAGTACAACGTGAGTGTGGTGGCCATTGATGGTAACGGATCGCCATTTCAGAGCACATTTCTCCAGGCAAGGACGGATGAAGGAGGTGAGTAG